A part of Halodesulfovibrio marinisediminis DSM 17456 genomic DNA contains:
- a CDS encoding RluA family pseudouridine synthase, translating to MGSKVEFVRVTPEEAGQKLLQFLQRRVDKDVPKSAIMRWIRTGQVRVNKGRVKPFVRLKQDDMVRIPPYTIDELRASEQKKEKLDSAKEHVELIIVGEADGLLVLYKPAGLPVQPGTGHADAVTTRLKAKYADAPFCPTPAHRLDKNTSGLLLVATSYTRLQELHELFRNEHALGKHYLAWVEGRWKYPDTVELHDQLSKQTQEDGKERMETGGGKESLCTVTPLLVTNRKSLLHISLQTGRTHQIRVQLSSRNHPIIGDTKYNGLPNTQGMLLHAWRIVLPDESFICMPRWTPPFDVGAELVSNI from the coding sequence ATGGGAAGTAAGGTTGAGTTTGTTAGGGTAACCCCAGAAGAAGCTGGTCAGAAGTTATTACAGTTTTTACAGCGCCGTGTGGATAAAGATGTTCCTAAGAGCGCAATTATGCGTTGGATCAGGACAGGACAGGTGCGCGTGAATAAAGGACGCGTGAAGCCTTTTGTGCGTTTAAAGCAGGATGATATGGTGCGTATCCCACCATATACTATCGATGAGTTGAGAGCTTCTGAGCAGAAAAAAGAAAAACTGGATTCAGCGAAAGAGCACGTTGAGCTTATTATTGTTGGTGAAGCTGATGGCTTGCTTGTGTTGTATAAGCCTGCGGGGTTGCCGGTTCAACCGGGGACAGGGCATGCGGACGCTGTGACCACTCGTTTGAAGGCAAAATATGCTGATGCACCATTTTGCCCTACTCCTGCTCATCGGTTGGATAAAAATACATCTGGCCTACTGTTGGTTGCGACCAGCTATACTCGTTTGCAAGAACTTCATGAACTTTTTCGTAATGAGCATGCGCTGGGTAAACATTATCTTGCCTGGGTTGAAGGCCGCTGGAAATATCCCGACACAGTCGAGCTCCATGATCAATTGAGTAAACAGACTCAAGAAGACGGAAAAGAGCGTATGGAGACTGGTGGAGGGAAAGAGTCTCTTTGCACTGTCACCCCGCTGCTCGTAACAAATAGAAAATCTTTGCTGCACATTTCATTACAGACAGGTCGTACGCATCAGATTCGAGTGCAACTTTCTAGCAGAAACCATCCTATTATCGGTGATACTAAATATAACGGCTTGCCGAATACACAAGGAATGCTGCTCCATGCATGGCGGATTGTTTTACCTGATGAATCCTTCATCTGTATGCCTAGATGGACCCCCCCTTTTGATGTTGGAGCTGAACTTGTTAGTAATATCTAA
- a CDS encoding helix-turn-helix domain-containing protein produces MLKNGLRSFLEQRYPEKELRNWFDPLTIRYGDVEKSVSVAFPHAFFGSWFTTHGKAALEQAVREYISPEVVVLYDTPITEPAPAVTEKTHAARPADTQEKPTPIVSRAVSNNQFTFDTFLHNAKNVFPVASAKEVAKAEISPKYNPLVIAGPSGSGKTHLLRAIAHSIIEQRGEESVFLGNIEDLAALYQDGSPGARFEMRKKIVQKNFFLLDDLQRLEDFPILQEELIALFDAFHDNNKQMVFCCTDGLTAHDFLLPTLRSRLEWGLLAQLKPQDMDIRIKYATSHLKDNQIKLTNDQIILLCQRFDDFRLLQGVLLKLAAFKDLMNTEVSEYEFNQIIEHTDNTKSNPLTSDIIIRVVAEHYMLQAKDLLSEKRHQKIVLARQVAMYLTRTLLGSSYPALGRMFGGKDHSTVIYAVNKIKKFIVKNKDTKLLINELKEKCLTATK; encoded by the coding sequence TTGCTGAAAAACGGGCTGAGATCTTTTCTCGAACAGCGGTATCCTGAAAAGGAGCTTCGCAACTGGTTCGACCCCCTCACGATACGCTATGGTGATGTTGAAAAAAGCGTATCTGTTGCTTTTCCTCACGCTTTTTTCGGCTCATGGTTCACTACACATGGAAAAGCTGCTCTGGAACAGGCAGTGCGGGAATACATCAGTCCGGAAGTGGTTGTCTTATACGACACACCAATTACGGAACCTGCCCCCGCTGTAACTGAAAAAACACATGCTGCACGACCTGCTGATACGCAGGAAAAACCAACACCTATCGTCAGCCGCGCGGTGAGCAATAATCAGTTTACGTTCGATACATTTTTACACAACGCTAAAAATGTATTCCCTGTTGCAAGCGCAAAAGAAGTGGCCAAGGCGGAGATTTCCCCGAAGTATAATCCGCTCGTTATTGCCGGCCCTTCTGGAAGCGGAAAAACCCATCTATTGCGAGCTATTGCACACTCAATCATTGAACAGCGCGGAGAGGAGTCAGTGTTCTTAGGGAACATTGAAGATCTTGCGGCGCTATATCAGGACGGCAGCCCCGGCGCCCGATTTGAGATGCGCAAAAAAATTGTTCAGAAGAATTTCTTTTTATTGGATGACTTACAGCGACTGGAAGATTTTCCAATTCTACAGGAAGAGCTTATCGCGCTCTTTGATGCATTCCATGACAACAATAAGCAGATGGTATTCTGTTGTACGGATGGATTGACTGCGCATGACTTTCTGCTGCCCACCTTACGCTCCCGTCTGGAGTGGGGACTGCTGGCTCAATTAAAGCCTCAGGATATGGACATCAGGATCAAGTATGCCACAAGCCACCTGAAAGATAATCAGATAAAGCTGACCAATGACCAGATTATCCTGCTATGTCAGCGTTTTGATGACTTCAGATTGTTACAGGGTGTACTGCTCAAGCTTGCAGCATTTAAGGACCTGATGAACACAGAAGTCTCTGAATATGAATTTAATCAGATTATCGAACACACGGACAACACAAAGTCTAATCCGCTTACCTCTGACATTATTATCAGGGTGGTAGCTGAACACTACATGCTGCAGGCAAAAGATTTATTAAGTGAAAAACGACACCAGAAGATCGTACTCGCCAGACAGGTTGCCATGTATCTGACCCGTACACTTCTTGGTTCATCGTATCCGGCTCTTGGTAGAATGTTTGGCGGAAAAGACCATTCTACCGTTATCTATGCGGTTAATAAAATTAAGAAATTTATAGTTAAGAACAAAGATACGAAACTTTTAATAAACGAGCTGAAGGAAAAGTGTCTAACTGCGACAAAGTAA
- a CDS encoding metallophosphoesterase family protein → MKPTFSFIHAADLHLDAAFKGVANVSPRLAGVLQSSTFEALERLTQLACSERPLFVVLVGDIYNQEDQSLKARFALLDACKRMRDVGVRVFIVHGNHDPLQETERSFSFPENVHVFGTDGVEQVRIEDAEGELVTVVHGVSHGKHNERRKLARLYSRTEDEVVQVAVLHCTVDSVAASEQYAPASVADFAKSGIEYWALGHIHEQQVVSREPFVAYSGNIQGLHINEQGERGCLMVTVADGQISTEHYTLGVIQWKIEKVDISAVEKLDMLEEVVESRLEDLVQQLPENCKGVIVRLVLEGRSVLDGELRKNGAVKEFADRIREGQMENNPFVWLKDIELACKPDVDIEAMRSRPDLLGEALTVAEQLTSEDGAGELREAVSELFSSPTSKRHLTILSDEELTQLATEAQYVCLDLLEAE, encoded by the coding sequence ATGAAACCGACATTTTCTTTCATCCACGCAGCAGATTTGCATCTGGACGCAGCCTTTAAAGGTGTTGCTAATGTATCACCAAGGCTTGCGGGTGTACTGCAATCCTCTACTTTTGAGGCGTTGGAACGTTTGACGCAACTTGCGTGTAGCGAACGTCCATTGTTCGTCGTTCTTGTTGGCGATATCTACAATCAGGAAGACCAGAGCTTGAAGGCACGCTTTGCATTGTTAGATGCGTGTAAGAGGATGCGCGACGTGGGGGTGCGAGTCTTTATTGTTCACGGAAACCATGACCCACTACAGGAGACTGAAAGATCATTTAGTTTTCCTGAAAACGTGCATGTGTTTGGGACTGATGGTGTTGAACAGGTGCGAATAGAAGATGCGGAAGGGGAGCTTGTTACTGTCGTACATGGCGTAAGCCATGGCAAACATAATGAGCGTAGAAAGCTTGCCAGACTGTATAGCCGTACTGAGGACGAGGTGGTTCAGGTGGCGGTGTTACATTGCACTGTGGATTCGGTTGCAGCTTCTGAGCAATATGCTCCGGCGAGCGTGGCTGATTTTGCCAAGTCAGGCATTGAATACTGGGCGCTTGGTCATATCCATGAACAGCAGGTTGTGAGCCGTGAGCCGTTTGTTGCGTATTCAGGCAATATTCAAGGCTTGCATATTAACGAACAGGGTGAACGTGGTTGTTTAATGGTCACTGTTGCAGATGGTCAGATTTCAACAGAACACTACACGCTTGGCGTAATTCAGTGGAAGATTGAGAAAGTAGATATTTCTGCCGTAGAAAAACTCGATATGTTGGAAGAAGTGGTTGAATCCCGTCTTGAAGACCTTGTGCAGCAACTCCCAGAGAACTGTAAGGGAGTGATTGTACGCCTTGTGCTCGAAGGCCGCAGTGTACTCGACGGTGAGTTGAGGAAGAACGGTGCGGTGAAGGAATTTGCGGATCGTATTCGTGAGGGACAAATGGAGAATAATCCGTTTGTTTGGCTTAAAGATATAGAACTTGCCTGTAAACCGGATGTAGATATTGAAGCTATGCGAAGCCGTCCAGACCTGCTTGGTGAGGCTCTGACGGTTGCAGAGCAGCTGACAAGTGAAGACGGTGCTGGAGAGCTTCGTGAAGCTGTGAGTGAACTATTCAGTTCTCCAACCAGTAAGCGGCATCTGACAATTCTTTCTGATGAAGAGCTGACGCAACTGGCGACAGAAGCACAATACGTATGCCTTGATTTACTGGAGGCAGAATAA
- the dnaN gene encoding DNA polymerase III subunit beta, whose protein sequence is MYLKVFKEDVIDGLLKAANIIPAKTGAAYLRSIWLKAEGNTLQILSTDSNIEFSGNYTAEVTEEGLAGVQGRAFVDLVKKMPAGEITLRLEEDGKNLLIEQGRKRYKLPVNEVTWFQNFSDFPEANSVYWSGDFLQEVIDKISFCISDEDTMEAIACLSIKPMEDQYIEACGLNGHQFSMQRFLNDELHALLPEDGILLQKKYLNELKKWLGGDEIELNIDNKRLFFRTGDKREVFTIPLSYYQYPDYNSFLSRLNSEDVTKLTVDRKLMIDALDRLLIFNTDNNRCTYFTFNGSEVELASQGQEVGIAKEYVDAEFSGDIEKIAFPTRNLIEILNHYQSEKLSFILTGTEGPCGLRGNDDPEYTVIIMPMKIVEETYYSEEEV, encoded by the coding sequence ATGTATTTAAAAGTATTTAAAGAAGACGTCATTGACGGTCTCCTGAAAGCTGCGAATATCATTCCTGCAAAGACAGGAGCAGCCTACTTACGTTCCATCTGGCTTAAAGCTGAAGGCAACACGCTACAGATTCTTTCTACTGACTCTAATATTGAATTCAGCGGTAACTACACAGCAGAAGTAACCGAAGAAGGGTTGGCTGGTGTTCAAGGCAGAGCATTTGTTGATCTGGTAAAAAAAATGCCTGCAGGCGAAATCACACTCCGTCTTGAAGAAGACGGTAAGAACCTTCTTATCGAACAGGGCAGAAAACGCTACAAACTTCCTGTTAATGAAGTAACTTGGTTCCAGAACTTCTCTGATTTCCCTGAAGCAAACTCTGTTTACTGGTCTGGTGACTTCCTTCAGGAAGTTATCGATAAAATTTCTTTTTGTATTTCTGATGAAGACACTATGGAAGCGATTGCTTGTCTTTCCATCAAACCAATGGAAGATCAGTACATCGAGGCATGTGGTCTTAACGGACATCAGTTCTCCATGCAGCGTTTCCTTAATGATGAATTGCATGCACTGCTTCCTGAAGACGGCATTCTTCTTCAAAAGAAATATCTCAACGAACTTAAGAAGTGGCTCGGTGGTGATGAAATCGAGCTGAACATTGATAATAAACGTCTCTTCTTCCGTACAGGTGATAAACGTGAGGTCTTCACTATCCCTCTGTCTTACTATCAGTACCCAGACTACAATTCATTCTTGTCCCGTCTTAATTCTGAAGATGTGACCAAGCTTACCGTTGATCGTAAGCTTATGATTGATGCGCTTGATCGTCTCCTCATTTTCAACACAGACAACAATCGTTGCACTTACTTCACCTTTAACGGCAGTGAAGTAGAGCTTGCATCTCAGGGACAGGAAGTAGGTATCGCAAAAGAATATGTTGATGCAGAGTTCTCTGGCGATATCGAAAAAATTGCGTTCCCGACTCGTAATCTGATCGAAATTCTCAATCACTACCAGTCTGAAAAGTTGTCTTTTATCCTTACCGGAACAGAAGGTCCTTGTGGTTTACGCGGCAATGATGATCCTGAATATACAGTGATTATTATGCCAATGAAGATTGTAGAAGAGACTTACTACAGCGAGGAAGAAGTTTAA
- a CDS encoding sulfite exporter TauE/SafE family protein — translation MLKNVTRLFTMLSLWVSAVVFASPIGAFATEAAATGAAAGGDAHAWWFWPLILLVFCFILGVIAVLAGVGGGVLYVPLVSGFFPFHIDFVRGAGLMVALAGALAAGPGLLKRNLASLRLALPMALIASACAVVGAMLGLYLSKLDPRYVQTALGATIMGISILLLCSKNSEYPVVTKQDAISHALGIQGIYQDQATGKEFEWKTHRTFAGLLLFVVIGIMAGMFGLGAGWANIPVLNLLMGAPLKVSVATSKFLLSITDTSAAWVYMNQGAVIPLIAIPSIIGLMLGSLVGVRLLAVAKASFIRYMVIGVLFFAGFKALDKGLGLGILG, via the coding sequence ATGCTGAAAAACGTTACTAGACTATTCACGATGCTTTCCCTCTGGGTTAGCGCAGTAGTATTTGCATCCCCTATAGGGGCATTTGCTACTGAAGCAGCTGCTACCGGTGCTGCCGCTGGTGGTGATGCTCATGCTTGGTGGTTTTGGCCACTTATACTTTTGGTTTTCTGTTTCATCCTTGGTGTGATCGCGGTTCTCGCCGGCGTTGGTGGTGGTGTATTATACGTCCCACTGGTTTCCGGCTTCTTCCCGTTCCACATTGACTTTGTGCGTGGTGCAGGCCTTATGGTTGCACTTGCAGGTGCTCTTGCAGCAGGCCCGGGTCTGCTGAAGCGTAACCTTGCAAGTCTTCGCCTTGCATTGCCTATGGCACTTATCGCATCTGCTTGTGCGGTAGTCGGTGCTATGCTTGGTTTATACCTTTCTAAGCTCGATCCACGCTATGTTCAGACTGCACTTGGTGCTACCATTATGGGTATCTCCATTCTACTGCTCTGTTCCAAAAACTCTGAATACCCTGTTGTTACCAAGCAGGACGCAATCAGTCATGCACTCGGTATCCAAGGTATTTATCAGGATCAGGCAACCGGTAAAGAATTCGAATGGAAAACTCACCGCACTTTCGCCGGACTTCTGCTATTTGTCGTAATCGGTATTATGGCAGGCATGTTTGGTCTCGGCGCTGGCTGGGCTAACATTCCTGTTCTCAACCTGCTCATGGGTGCTCCACTGAAAGTTTCTGTAGCAACATCCAAGTTCCTGCTCTCCATCACAGATACCTCTGCTGCATGGGTGTACATGAACCAGGGTGCTGTTATTCCACTGATCGCTATTCCTTCCATTATCGGCCTGATGCTCGGTTCTCTTGTGGGCGTTCGCCTGCTTGCTGTAGCTAAAGCATCTTTCATCCGTTACATGGTTATCGGCGTTCTCTTCTTTGCTGGCTTCAAGGCACTTGATAAAGGTCTTGGACTTGGTATTCTGGGTTAA
- a CDS encoding ATP-binding protein → MRITDLHINGFGVFAEQEVSGFSSGVNVFLGNNEAGKSTCLSFLRYMLFGLPRRVKGISHHEPLRGGNHAGVLGLDTQKFGALRLERSFKPKRVVISGADGFQMDETALQALLGNVSFDLYKNVYGFSLTELQNKDALTGDAVRNALYGTVHGGGASYTDVMKHLSAKREALYKKRGSVQPLNKHLKELEQLRKDMNASEDSVAAYLAVSEQIKELEEELAERNSTLRELGIEAGTVNADIRLWGIFTEYKEKKAALDAVQPLIVFPQDGLLRFENNSSMAQEKREELLKRKGSIEATKREIAEKEEVINSELIAQQDIVRALSEEKAVMNAKKSELEQFEIEHKTLQRDLSETFEQLGVDWNAERVAAFDLSENTRRDIAQLEEQVDAAKQAVTLAQSESARLSGVLEDASRNLEQRRYEFELNAGVIRFASLKNDLDSTTVDLQHEKEVLRTVRSRLPMVLAAEHTSTGFTLIVPSILGLVGAGISVLPFFAPVPQYTMHCGIAVIALAVLVLLLSSSRQKKAIKAQQQDMLDLMGNVPLLFPQPSVTEACLRKAEDLYDDMQRDVVAYEALQDKVQLAQKQFDIAKEQVEKGCSAEQNADDILTTVNTKVEQWLEDRGLSSSLRVQHIPETLQLIKDAKSKISQLSDLEARKTSVYNMLDAYAKQQDILCKTTGVEPEYSFDRTIKRDVTQDKLLRILTESQAAQVAVLSLSESLQKEIEAAKVLRGSLAGLEEEIHALFTAASVIDEESFRTNHAVYTRQQELLSAFNALKASLTAASEDGDIEQLSVRIGQQSEQELAVKASELATTIQQKEQEQEELRQKLIQAKVEQEKLTSAEDQARLRTQSEAHKEEANGLAKEWARYCIAEHLLSRARERFEREQQPEVIKQAGIFFNTITRGAYSGVFKPLGEDTIYALAEDGTRREPEELSRGTVEQLYLSLRLGHILSHSGQNEPLPVIMDDIMVNFDPTRAANTAEAIAELAAHNQVFLFTCHPQTVDLMQKHAEDVGVYTVTNGVLDPVAM, encoded by the coding sequence ATGCGGATAACTGACCTTCATATCAATGGTTTTGGTGTTTTTGCAGAACAGGAAGTTTCTGGCTTTTCTTCCGGCGTGAATGTTTTTCTTGGTAACAATGAAGCAGGAAAATCCACGTGTCTGTCATTTTTACGGTACATGCTGTTTGGATTGCCAAGAAGAGTGAAAGGTATTTCCCATCATGAGCCGCTTCGGGGTGGAAACCACGCAGGTGTATTAGGGCTGGATACACAAAAGTTTGGCGCATTGCGTCTGGAGCGTTCTTTCAAACCTAAACGCGTTGTAATTTCTGGTGCGGATGGTTTTCAGATGGACGAAACTGCTTTGCAGGCGCTGCTCGGTAATGTGTCGTTTGATCTCTACAAGAATGTGTATGGTTTTTCGCTGACAGAGTTGCAAAATAAAGATGCATTAACCGGTGATGCTGTTCGTAATGCCCTGTACGGTACTGTGCATGGTGGCGGGGCTTCCTACACTGATGTGATGAAGCATCTTTCTGCAAAGCGCGAGGCATTGTATAAAAAAAGAGGTAGCGTACAACCGCTAAACAAGCATCTTAAAGAGCTTGAGCAACTTCGCAAAGATATGAATGCGAGTGAAGACAGTGTTGCTGCGTACTTGGCGGTTTCTGAGCAGATTAAAGAGCTGGAAGAAGAACTTGCTGAACGAAATAGTACGTTGCGGGAGCTTGGAATAGAAGCTGGAACCGTAAATGCGGATATTCGTTTGTGGGGTATTTTTACAGAATATAAAGAAAAGAAAGCTGCGCTGGATGCTGTTCAGCCGCTTATTGTTTTTCCTCAGGATGGATTGCTGCGTTTTGAGAACAATAGCAGTATGGCTCAAGAAAAACGTGAAGAGCTTTTGAAGCGTAAAGGCAGCATTGAGGCAACAAAACGTGAAATTGCAGAAAAAGAAGAAGTTATCAATTCAGAACTGATAGCTCAACAGGATATTGTTCGTGCATTAAGTGAAGAAAAAGCTGTGATGAACGCTAAAAAGAGCGAGCTTGAACAGTTTGAAATAGAGCATAAAACTCTTCAGCGTGATCTTTCTGAGACTTTTGAGCAGCTCGGTGTTGATTGGAATGCAGAGCGTGTTGCAGCCTTTGACTTATCAGAGAATACACGTCGTGATATTGCACAGCTTGAGGAGCAGGTAGATGCGGCAAAACAGGCCGTAACGCTTGCACAGAGTGAATCTGCACGTCTTTCAGGAGTGCTTGAAGATGCCAGCCGTAACCTTGAACAGCGCCGTTATGAATTTGAGCTGAATGCTGGTGTGATTCGATTTGCTTCTTTGAAGAATGATTTGGATTCTACCACGGTCGATTTGCAGCACGAGAAAGAGGTATTGCGAACCGTGCGTTCTCGTTTGCCAATGGTGCTAGCAGCGGAACATACTTCAACCGGCTTCACGCTTATTGTGCCGTCAATATTAGGTCTTGTTGGAGCAGGTATATCTGTCCTGCCATTTTTTGCTCCAGTTCCCCAGTATACTATGCATTGTGGCATCGCAGTGATTGCGTTAGCTGTCTTAGTTCTTCTTCTGAGTTCATCGCGACAAAAAAAAGCTATAAAAGCGCAGCAACAGGATATGTTGGACTTGATGGGGAATGTACCATTGTTGTTTCCTCAACCGTCTGTAACAGAGGCGTGTTTGCGTAAGGCTGAGGATTTGTATGATGACATGCAGCGTGATGTTGTTGCGTATGAAGCATTGCAGGACAAGGTGCAACTTGCTCAAAAGCAATTTGATATAGCAAAGGAACAGGTTGAAAAAGGATGCAGTGCTGAGCAGAATGCAGACGATATTCTAACAACAGTCAATACAAAGGTTGAACAATGGCTGGAAGATCGTGGATTATCCTCTTCTCTGCGTGTTCAGCATATTCCGGAAACCTTGCAGCTTATTAAGGACGCCAAATCTAAGATTAGTCAGCTTTCCGACCTGGAGGCGCGTAAGACCTCTGTTTACAACATGCTTGATGCCTATGCAAAACAGCAGGATATTCTATGTAAAACAACTGGGGTTGAGCCGGAGTATTCGTTTGATCGTACTATTAAGCGTGATGTGACGCAGGATAAGTTGCTTCGCATCTTAACAGAATCCCAAGCTGCGCAAGTTGCAGTTTTATCTCTTTCAGAATCTCTACAAAAAGAGATAGAGGCTGCTAAAGTACTTCGTGGTTCTTTAGCAGGTTTGGAAGAAGAAATTCACGCACTGTTTACTGCTGCAAGTGTAATTGATGAAGAGTCTTTTAGAACAAATCACGCGGTATATACCCGACAGCAGGAGTTACTTTCTGCTTTTAATGCGTTGAAAGCGTCTCTGACAGCTGCAAGTGAAGACGGTGACATAGAACAGCTTTCAGTACGTATTGGTCAGCAGAGTGAGCAGGAGTTGGCTGTTAAGGCCTCTGAATTAGCAACAACAATTCAACAGAAAGAACAAGAGCAGGAAGAGCTTCGCCAAAAATTAATTCAAGCCAAGGTTGAGCAGGAAAAATTAACTTCAGCAGAAGACCAGGCGCGTTTACGGACGCAAAGCGAAGCGCATAAAGAGGAAGCGAACGGACTAGCAAAAGAGTGGGCACGGTATTGTATTGCAGAGCATCTTTTATCCCGTGCCCGTGAGCGGTTTGAGCGCGAACAGCAGCCGGAAGTTATAAAACAGGCAGGTATTTTCTTTAATACCATCACAAGAGGTGCTTACAGCGGAGTCTTTAAGCCGCTTGGTGAAGATACTATTTATGCGTTGGCAGAAGATGGTACACGTCGTGAACCGGAAGAGTTAAGTCGCGGTACTGTTGAGCAGCTTTATTTATCGTTGCGTTTGGGACACATTCTGAGTCATTCAGGTCAAAATGAACCTTTACCTGTCATCATGGATGATATCATGGTGAACTTCGATCCAACTAGAGCCGCAAATACTGCAGAAGCTATTGCAGAGTTGGCAGCGCATAATCAGGTATTTCTTTTTACCTGCCATCCGCAGACAGTAGATCTTATGCAAAAGCATGCTGAAGATGTTGGCGTATATACCGTTACAAACGGGGTGCTGGATCCGGTTGCTATGTAA
- a CDS encoding DUF1634 domain-containing protein produces MTKQNVCVTPPEQMRYAVILERGAYLGILIMLVTYAIYALGILTPHVPIEVVTQNWHLGVSEYLKATNSPTGWGWLALIGTGDFINFIGLVLLAVMTIICYGTLIMPYFRCGDFIYLSIVIAEIAVLTLAASGILGSGGH; encoded by the coding sequence ATGACTAAACAAAACGTATGCGTAACTCCACCAGAACAAATGCGCTATGCAGTAATTCTGGAACGCGGTGCCTATCTAGGTATCCTTATCATGCTCGTTACCTATGCTATTTATGCACTTGGAATCCTTACTCCACATGTGCCAATCGAAGTAGTAACGCAGAACTGGCACCTTGGTGTTAGCGAGTACCTTAAAGCAACCAACAGCCCTACAGGTTGGGGATGGCTCGCCCTTATTGGAACCGGCGATTTCATTAACTTCATCGGTCTCGTCCTACTCGCAGTTATGACTATCATCTGCTACGGAACACTGATTATGCCGTACTTCCGATGCGGCGACTTCATCTACCTTTCTATCGTAATTGCAGAAATTGCAGTTCTCACTCTCGCAGCTTCCGGTATCCTTGGAAGTGGCGGACACTAG
- a CDS encoding tetratricopeptide repeat protein: MKTEKQEFLRLLEDSTMYLAASPKLQEVYPIAFVFKEGEERQLIETLKELLKELQKNVANEAQQMLEALERQKQAELEKGQSFLDTEQHENAISVFNALLTRFSEDAELKSDIAERYIRAGLYSEAFAQLAEAIELSPENIRYYNSIGMALRKMGKFDVAEKYFAKAVKVAGKDPHLFFNLGRVYLDWEKWDKCAKSAMMALKLDPEFKEAEKMLAFANKRIA; this comes from the coding sequence ATGAAAACTGAGAAGCAGGAATTTTTGCGTCTGCTTGAGGACAGTACAATGTACTTGGCTGCATCACCAAAGCTTCAAGAAGTTTACCCTATTGCTTTTGTGTTCAAAGAAGGCGAAGAGCGCCAGCTTATTGAAACACTGAAAGAGCTGCTTAAGGAACTTCAAAAAAACGTAGCTAACGAAGCTCAACAGATGCTTGAGGCGCTGGAAAGGCAAAAACAGGCAGAACTAGAAAAGGGGCAATCGTTCCTTGATACAGAGCAGCATGAAAACGCAATCTCTGTATTCAATGCCTTGCTCACCAGATTTTCAGAAGATGCAGAACTCAAAAGTGACATCGCAGAACGCTATATTCGCGCAGGATTATACAGCGAAGCATTTGCGCAACTTGCAGAGGCAATTGAACTTTCTCCGGAAAACATCCGCTACTACAACAGCATCGGTATGGCACTCCGGAAGATGGGCAAATTCGACGTGGCAGAAAAATATTTTGCTAAAGCCGTCAAAGTTGCCGGAAAAGACCCTCACCTATTCTTTAACCTTGGTCGAGTCTATCTTGACTGGGAAAAATGGGATAAATGTGCAAAGTCAGCAATGATGGCACTTAAACTTGATCCTGAATTTAAAGAAGCTGAGAAAATGCTCGCATTCGCTAACAAGCGAATTGCATAA